A DNA window from Impatiens glandulifera chromosome 7, dImpGla2.1, whole genome shotgun sequence contains the following coding sequences:
- the LOC124910057 gene encoding 1-aminocyclopropane-1-carboxylate oxidase 5, with protein sequence MFMYEQLINHGISEELLEKVKRVCSECYKLEREEGFENSEPVKLLKELVAKNDDDKLENLDWEDVFLLSDETECTCVTPGFKETMKEYRSELKKLAHKVMEVMDENLGLKNGYIKKAFNGAQELELEPELESAFFGTKVSHYPPCPNPEKVNGLRAHTDAGGVILLFQDDKNGGLQILKEGEWIDVQPIPNAIVINTGDQIEVLSNGLYRSVWHRVLAFEEGNRRSIASFYNPSYKAIIAPAPELVEKKSTTTTTTTLMEQIDYPKFAFGDYMSVYAEQKFLPKEPRFQAVIKAI encoded by the exons ATGTTTATGTATGAACAGCTGATTAATCATGGGATTTCGGAGGAGCTTCTTGAGAAGGTGAAGAGGGTTTGTTCGGAATGTTATAAGCTCGAAAGGGAAGAAGGTTTCGAAAACTCGGAGCCAGTGAAGTTGTTGAAAGAGCTCGTGGCgaagaatgatgatgataaGTTGGAAAATTTGGATTGGGAAGATGTTTTTCTTCTATCTGATGAGACTGAATGTACTTGTGTTACTCCTGGATTCAA gGAAACAATGAAAGAATACCGTTCGGAATTGAAGAAATTAGCTCATAAGGTGATGGAAGTAATGGATGAGAATTTGGGATTGAAAAATGGCTATATCAAGAAGGCTTTCAACGGTGCACAAGAACTCGAACTCGAACCAGAACTCGAGAGTGCATTTTTTGGCACGAAAGTAAGTCACTACCCGCCCTGCCCGAATCCAGAGAAAGTTAATGGGCTGCGTGCCCACACGGATGCGGGCGGTGTGATACTTCTATTCCAAGACGATAAAAATGGAGGGCTTCAAATCCTCAAGGAAGGAGAATGGATCGACGTGCAACCAATTCCAAACGCGATAGTAATAAACACGGGTGATCAAATTGAAGTATTGAGTAACGGGCTTTATAGAAGCGTTTGGCATCGTGTTCTAGCTTTTGAAGAAGGGAATAGAAGGTCAATTGCGTCGTTTTATAACCCGTCTTATAAGGCCATCATAGCCCCCGCGCCAGAGTTGGTCGAGAAAAAGTCGACTACAACTACAACAACAACGTTGATGGAACAAATTGATTATCCTAAGTTTGCATTTGGTGATTACATGTCTGTTTATGCTGAGCAGAAGTTCCTTCCTAAAGAACCAAGGTTTCAAGCTGTCATCAAGGCCATATGA